In Streptococcus pneumoniae, the sequence ATCAAGGGCTCATGAAGATATATCCTCAAGCACAAACTCCACGTAAATCCAGCAAACTCAAGCCACTAACAGTTGAAGATAAAGCCTATAACCATGCGCTATCCAAGGAGAGAAGCAAGGTCGAGAACATCTTTGCCAAAGTAAAAACGTTTAAAATGTTTTCAACAACCTATCGAAATCATCGTAAACGCTTCGGATTACGAATGAATTTGATTGCTGGTATTATCAATCATGAACTAGGATTCTAGTTTTGCAGGAAGTCTATTATTTGGTTAGGTGAATTAGTGAAGCGTTTAGGCAAGTGTCTCTGGTTACGACGTCATGGCCTCTAAATCGATTATATTTAGGGGTCATGACTAGTGAAGCAGTTAGCTAGTTCGCATATAAGCGGCTAGCGTCTAACAATTAGGAACTTTAGTTCCAATAACTTTAAGATTACGACGTTTTAGGACATAAATCGATCATATTTATGTCCTAAAACTAGTGAAGCGCCTAGCCAAAGTCCGAATAGGATTTGGCGTTAGTTACTTAGATTGCTTTGCAATCAAGTAACTTTGGCGATTTACATCTTCTCTGGCGCTTCTACTCCAAGCAAGCGAAGGGCTTCTTTGAGAACGACTGCGGTTGCGTAGCTGAGGGCTAGACGGCTGTCGCGTTCTGGGCTTTCATCCAAGATACGTGTATGTGCATAGTATTTGTTAAAGGATTGAGCCAGGCTAATTGCAAATTTAGCAATGATAGAAGGTTCAAAGTTATCTGCCGCACGGTTGATAATACGTGGGAAGTCTTGAATGAGTTTAATGATTTCCCAGCTTTCAGTATCATTCAAGCTATAGTTGCCAGCTGTTTCTGGTTTGAAATCGGCTTTGCGTAAGATAGATTGGATACGAGCGTAGGCATATTGAACGTAAGGTCCAGTTTCACCCTCGAAGGATACCATAGCTTCTAGGTCGAAGTCGTATCCATTTGTACGGTCAGTTTTGAGGTCATAGAATTTAATGGCTCCAACCCCAACAGCATGTGCTACTTGGTCTTTGTTTTCTAGTTCAGGATTTTTAGCCTCGATTTGGACCTTGGCACGGCTAACAGCCTCTGCAACAGTAGGCTCTAGCAAGATGACATTCCCTTTACGAGTAGAGAGCTTCTTCCCTTCTTTTGTAACCAGACCAAAAGGAACGTGGGTAATGTCGTCACTCCAATCGTAGCCCATCTCTTGCAAGACAGCTTTGAGTTGTTTAAAGTGGGCAGATTGCTCTTGACCAACGACGTAGATAGATTTAGCAAATTGGTATTCATTTTTACGGTAGAGGGCTGCAGCCAAGTCACGTGTGATATAGAGAGTTGCACCATCAGACTTCTTGATGAGGGCTGGATGTTCAATTCCATATTTCTCAAGATTCACAACTTGGGCACCTTCTGATTCAAGAAGTAGTCCTTTTTCAGAAAGAATGTCTACAACTGCATCCATCTTATCATTGTAGAAGGCTTCTCCGTTATAGCTGTCAAATTCAACCTTCAATTCATTGTAAAGGCGGTTAAATTCCACTAAACTTTCATCGCGGAACCATTGCCAAAGAGCGAGAGCTTCCTCATCTCCATTTTCAAGTTTACGGAACCATTCGCGCGCTTCTTCATCCAAGCTAGGGTCATTTTCAGCTTCAGCGTTGATGCGGACATAGAGTTTAAGGAGTTCATCGATTGGATGAGCTTTTACAGCTTCTTCGTCGCCCCATTTTTTGTAGGCAACAATCAACATCCCAAATTGTTTACCCCAGTCTCCCAAATGGTTGACCTTGACCGTTTGATAACCGATTTTTTGGAAAATATGTGACAAGCTATCTCCGATAACAGTTGAACGCAGGTGGCCAATAGAAAATGGTTTAGCGATATTCGGACTAGACATGTCGATAACAACATTTTCTTGTTTGCCAATATTTTGGTCAGCATAGTGTTCTTTTTCAGTGGTAACAGCTTGCAATACTTGAGCAGAAATGGCAGATTTATCAAGGAAAAAGTTAACGTAAGGTCCTGTTGCGACAACTTTTTCAAAGGCTTGGCTGTTCATTTTTTCAGCCAGTTCAGCCGCAATCATTTGTGGTGCTTTACGTTCGACTTTTGCAAGAGAAAAGGCAGGGAAAGCAATGTCTCCCATTTCTGAGTTTTTAGGGGTTTCCAGTAACTTTAAAACAGCCTCTTGGTCCAGGCTATCAATGATGCTAGATAATTCGCTAGCAATCAATTCTTTTGTATTCATTAAGAGCTCCTTTTTGGACTTTTCTACTATTTTATCACAATTTTAAAGAAAGAAGAAAAAATTTTTGAAATCTCCTGTTTTTTTGGTATAATATGGTTATAAATATAGTTATAAATATGCACGCAAGAGGATTTTATGAGAAAAAGAGATCGTCATCAGTTAATAAAAAAAATGATTACTGAGGAGAAATTAAGTACACAAAAAGAAATTCAAGATCGGTTGGAGGCGCACAATGTTTGTGTGACGCAGACAACCTTGTCTCGTGATTTGCGCGAAATCGGCTTGACCAAGGTCAAGAAAAATGATATGGTGTATTATGTACTAGTAAATGAGACAGAAAAGATTGATTTGGTGGAATTTTTGTCTCATCATTTAGAAGGTGTTGCAAGAGCAGAGTTTACCTTGGTGCTTCATACCAAATTGGGAGAAGCCTCTGTTTTGGCAAATATTGTAGATGTAAACAAGGATGAATGGATTTTAGGAACAGTTGCTGGTGCCAATACCTTATTGGTTATTTGTCGAGATCAGCACGTTGCCAAACTCATGGAAGATCGTTTGCTAGATTTGATGAAAGATAAGTAAGGTCTTGGGAGTTGCTCTCAAGACTTATTTTTGAAAAGGAGAGACAGAAAATGGCGATAGAAAAGCTATCACCCGGCATGCAACAGTATGTGGATATTAAAAAGCAATATCCAGATGCTTTTTTGCTCTTTCGGATGGGTGATTTTTATGAATTATTTTATGAGGATGCGGTCAATGCTGCGCAGATTCTGGAAATTTCCTTAACGAGTCGCAACAAGAATGCCGACAATCCGATCCCTATGGCGGGTGTTCCCTATCATTCTGCCCAACAGTATATCGATGTCTTGATTGAGCAGGGTTATAAGGTGGCTATCGCAGAGCAGATGGAAGATCCTAAACAAGCAGTTGGGGTTGTTAAACGAGAGGTTGTTCAGGTCATTACGCCAGGGACAGTGGTCGATAGCAGTAAGCCGGACAGTCAGAATAATTTTTTGGTTGCCATAGACCGCGAAGGCAATCAATTTGGCCTAGCTTATATGGATTTGGTGACGGGTGACTTTTATGTGACAGGTCTTTTGGATTTCACGCTGGTTTGTGGGGAAATCCGTAACCTCAAGGCTCGAGAAGTGGTGTTGGGTTATGACTTGTCTGAGGAAGAAGAACAAATCCTCAGCCGCCAGATGAATCTGGTACTCTCTTATGAAAAAGAAAGCTTTGAAGACCTTCATTTATTGGATTTGCGATTGGCAACGGTGGAGCAAACGGCATCTAGTAAGCTGCTCCAGTATGTTCATCGGACTCAGATGAGGGAATTGAACCACCTCAAACCTGTTATCCGCTACGAAATTAAGGATTTCTTGCAGATGGATTATGCGACCAAGGCTAGTCTGGATTTGGTTGAGAATGCTCGCTCAGGTAAGAAACAAGGCAGTCTTTTCTGGCTTTTGGATGAAACCAAAACGGCTATGGGGATGCGTCTCTTGCGTTCTTGGATTCATCGCCCCTTGATTGATAAGGAACGAATCGTCCAACGTCAAGAAGTGGTGCAGGTCTTTCTCGACCATTTCTTTGAGCGTAGTGACTTGACAGACAGTCTCAAGGGTGTTTATGACATTGAGCGCTTGGCTAGTCGTGTTTCTTTTGGCAAAACCAATCCAAAGGATCTCTTGCAGTTGGCGACTACCTTGTCTAGTGTGCCACGGATTCGTGCGATTTTAGAAGGGATGGAGCAACCTGCTCTAGCCTATCTCATTGCACAACTGGATGCAATCCCTGAGTTGGAGAGTTTGATTAGCGCAGCGATTGCTCCTGAAGCTCCTCATGTGATTACAGATGGGGGAATTATCCGGACTGGATTTGATGAGACTTTAGACAAGTATCGTTGCGTTCTCAGAGAAGGGACTAGCTGGATTGCTGAGATTGAGGCTAAGGAGCGAGAAAACTCTGGTATCAGCACGCTCAAGATTGACTACAATAAAAAGGATGGCTACTATTTTCATGTGACCAATTCGCAACTAGGAAATGTGCCAGCCCACTTTTTCCGCAAGGCGACGCTGAAAAACTCAGAACGCTTTGGAACCGAAGAATTAGCCCGTATCGAGGGAGATATGCTTGAGGCGCGTGAGAAGTCAGCCAACCTCGAATACGAAATATTTATGCGCATTCGTGAAGAGGTCGGCAAGTACATCCAGCGTTTACAAGCTCTAGCCCAAGGAATTGCGACGGTTGATGTCTTACAGAGTCTGGCGGTTGTGGCTGAAACCCAGCATTTGATTCGACCTGAGTTTGGTGACGATTCACAAATTGATATCCGGAAAGGGCGCCATGCTGTCGTTGAAAAGGTTATGGGGGCTCAGACCTATATTCCAAATACGATTCAGATGGCAGAAGATACCAGTATTCAACTGGTTACAGGACCAAACATGAGTGGGAAGTCTACCTATATGCGTCAGTTAGCCATGACGGCGGTTATGGCCCAGCTGGGTTCCTATGTTCCTGCTGAAAGCGCCCATTTACCGATTTTTGATGCGATTTTTACCCGTATCGGAGCAGCAGATGACTTGGTTTCGGGTCAGTCAACCTTTATGGTGGAGATGATGGAGGCCAATAATGCCATTTCGCATGCGACCAAGAACTCTCTCATTCTCTTTGATGAATTGGGACGTGGAACTGCAACTTATGACGGGATGGCTCTTGCTCAGTCCATCATCGAATATATCCATGAGCACATCGGAGCTAAGACCCTCTTTGCGACCCACTACCATGAGTTGACTAGTCTGGAGTCTAGTTTACAACACTTGGTCAATGTCCACGTGGCAACTCTGGAGCAGGATGGGCAGGTTACCTTCCTTCACAAGATTGAACCGGGACCAGCTGATAAATCCTACGGTATCCATGTTGCCAAGATTGCTGGCTTGCCAGCAGACCTTTTAGCAAGGGCGGATAAGATTTTGACTCAGCTAGAGAATCAAGGAACAGAGAGTCCTCCTCCCATGAGACAAACTAGTGCTGTCACTGAACAGATTTCACTCTTTGATAGGGCAGAAGAGCATCCTATCCTAGCAGAATTAGCTAAACTGGATGTGTATAATATGACACCTATGCAGGTTATGAATGTCTTAGTAGAGTTAAAACAGAAACTATAAAACCAAGACTCACTAGTTAATCTAGCTGTATCAAGGAGACTTCTTTGACAATTCTCCACTTTTTTGCTAGAATAACATCACACAAACAGAATGAAAAGGAGCTGACGCATTGTCGCTCCCTTTTGTCTATTTTTTAAGGAGAAAGTATGCTGATTCAGAAAATAAAAACCTACAAGTGGCAGGCCCTGGCTTCGCTCCTGATGACAGGCTTGATGGTTGCTAGTTCACTTCTGCAACCGCGTTATCTGCAGGAAGTCTTAGGCGCCCTCCTTACTGGGAAATATGAAGCTATTTATAGTATCGGGGCTTGGTTGATTGGTGTGGCCGTAGTCGGTCTAGTTGCTGGTGGACTCAATGTTGTCCTCGCAGCCTATATTGCCCAAGGAGTTTCATCCGACCTTCGGGAGGATGCCTTCCGTAAAATTCAAACCTTTTCTTATGCTGATATTGAACAATTTAATGCGGGAAATCTAGTCGTTCGAATGACAAATGATATCAACCAGATTCAGAACGTTGTCATGATGACCTTCCAGATTCTTTTCAGACTTCCCCTCTTGTTCATCGGTTCGTTTATCCTAGCGGTTCAAACCTTACCTTCTCTGTGGTGGGTGATTGTTCTCATGGTAGTCTTGATTTTTGGTTTGACTGCTGTCATGATGGGAATGATGGGGCCTCGTTTTGCCAAGTTTCAAACCCTTCTTGAGCGCATCAATGCCATTGCCAAGGAAAATTTACGTGGCGTTCGTGTGGTCAAGTCCTTTGTCCAAGAAAAAGAGCAATTTGCTAAGTTTACAGAGGTCTCAGACGAGCTTCTTGGTCAAAACCTTTACATTGGTTATGCCTTTTCAGTAGTGGAACCCTTTATGATGTTGGTTGGTTACGGGGCGGTCTTCCTCTCTATTTGGCTGGTCGCGGGAATGGTTCAGTCGGATCCGTCTGTTGTTGGTTCCATCGCTTCTTTTGTTAATTACCTAAGCCAGATTATCTTTACCATTGTTATGGTTGGATTTTTGGGAAATTCTGTCAGCCGTGCCATGATTTCCATGCGTCGTATTCGAAAAATTCTTGACGCAGAGCCAGCTATGACCTTCAAGGATATCCCAGATGAAGAGTTGGTTGGAAGCCTTAGCTTTGAAAATGTGACCTTTACCTATCCAATGGACAAGGAACCGATGCTGAAAGATGTGAGCTTTACTATTGAACCTGGTCAAATGGTTGGTGTAGTTGGAGCGACTGGTGCAGGAAAGTCAACCTTGGCTCAATTGATTCCACGTCTCTTTGATCCACAGGAAGGGGCTATCAAAATCGGAGGTAAGGATATTCGAGAAGTGAGTGAAGGAACCCTGCGTAAAACAGTTTCCATCGTTCTCCAACGTGCCATTCTTTTTAGTGGAACGATTGCAGATAACTTGAGACAGGGGAAGGGAAATGCTACTCTATTTGAAATGGAGCGCGCAGCCAATATTGCCCAGGCTAGTGAATTCATTCATCGTATGGAGAAAACCTTTGAAAGTCCAGTTGAAGAACGGGGAACCAATTTCTCTGGTGGACAAAAACAAAGGATGTCGATTGCGCGTGGGATTGTCAGCAATCCACGTATTCTGATTTTTGATGATTCGACCTCAGCCTTGGATGCCAAATCAGAGCGCTTGGTGCAAGAAGCTTTGAATAAGGACTTGAAGGGGACGACAACCATTATTATTGCTCAAAAAATTAGCTCGGTTGTCCATGCAGACAAGATCTTGGTTCTAAATCAAGGACGATTGATTGGTCAAGGCACGCATGCAGACTTGGTTGCCAACAATGCCGTTTACCGTGAAATCTATGAAACACAGAAATGAAAGACAAACTATAAGAAAAGTCAATAGTTTTATCTAAACTATTTCTTATTTCAATTTGATGATTTGGCGATGATTTTAGAGCACGGCAAAAGGCCCTTGAAAAAGTCCATTTTTTCAAAGGTAATCCTGTGTTAATTTCAGAAATTACATCACTTTTTGTTCGTCAAATGGCAGCTCTTTTTTTAGGATATAAAACAGGGTTCGGATAAGTTTTTTTGCAAGGTGGATGATGGCTACATTGTAATGTTTTCCTTGTTCTAATTTAGTCTTAAGATAGGCCTTAAAAGCAGGCGAAAAGCGAGGGCATGCTTTGGCAGCTTGTATGAGTACCTACCGCAGATGAGGGGAACTCCGTTTGACCATTCTTCCTGCTAAATCAATCTGATCTGACTGATAAATAGAAGAATCCAGTCCAGCGAAAGCTTGTCAATGAGCCTCTTGTAATGTTTGATGTTTTCATTACACGAGATAAAACGTCTATGCGTTATCAAACTCATTACCAATTAAAACAAAAAGCTGTGGTTAGATCCTTTCGGAAATCGTCAAGCGATTGGAGGAAATGAACTAATCCACAGCGGCTTATTCCAAGTATACCACTTGGGCTTTGGCAGTAGCTAACTGCGCTAAATATAATATAAGGAGGAGTAAAATGAAGACAGTTCAATTTTTTTGGCATTATTTTAAGGTCTACAAGTTCTCATTTGTAGTTGTCATCCTGATGATTGTTCTGGCGACTTTTGCCCAAGCCCTCTTTCCAGTCTTTTCTGGACAAGCGGTGACGCAGCTAGCCAATTTAGTTCAAGCTTATCAAAATGGCAATCCAGAACTTGTATGGCAAAGCCTATCAGGAATCATGGTCAATCTTGGCCTGCTGGTTTTGGTTCTATTTATCTCTAGTGTAATATACATGTGTCTCATGACGCGCGTGATTGCAGAATCGACCAACGAGATGCGCAAAGGTCTCTTTGGTAAGCTTGCTCAGTTGACGGTTTCTTTCTTTGACCGTCGACAAGATGGCGATATCCTGTCTCATTTTACCAGTGATTTGGATAATATCCTCCAAGCCTTTAACGAAAGCTTGATTCAGGTCATGAGCAATATTGTTTTATACATTGGTCTGATTCTTGTCATGTTTTCGAGAAATGTGACGCTGGCTCTCATCACCATTGCCAGCACCCCATTGGCTTTCCTTATGCTGATTTTCATCGTGAAAATGGCACGCAAATACACCAACCTCCAGCAGAAAGAGGTAGGGAAGCTCAACGCCTATATGGATGAGAGCATCTCAGGCCAAAAAGCCGTGATTGTGCAAGGAATTCAAGAGGATATGATGGCAGGATTTCTTGAACAAAATGAGCGCGTGCGCAAGGCAACCTTTAAAGGAAGAATGTTCTCAGGAATTCTTTTCCCTGTCATGAATGGGATGAGCCTGATTAATACAGCCATCGTCATCTTTGCTGGTTCGGCTGTACTTTTGAATGATAAGTCTATTGAAACAAGTACAGCCCTAGGTTTGATTGTTATGTTTGCACAATTTTCACAGCAGTACTACCAGCCTATTATCCAAGTTGCAGCGAGTTGGGGAAGCCTTCAGTTGGCCTTTACTGGAGCTGAACGAATTCAGGAAATGTTTGATGCAGAGGAGGAAATCCGACCTGAAAAGGCTCCAACCTTCACTAAGTTGCAAGAAAGTGTTGAAATCAGTCATATCGATTTTTCATACTTGCCTGATAAACCTATTTTGAAAGATGTCAGCATTTCTGCCCCTAAAGGCCAGATGACAGCAGTTGTTGGGCCGACAGGTTCAGGAAAAACGACTATTATGAACCTCATCAATCGCTTTTATGATGTTGATGCTGGTGGTATTTATTTTGATGGTAAAGACATTCGTGGCTATGACTTAGATAGTCTTAGAAGCAAGGTGGGAATTGTATTGCAAGATTCGGTCTTGTTTAGCGGAACGATTCGAGACAATATCCGATTTGGTGTGCCAGATGCTAGTCAGGAAATGGTTGAGGTAGCAGCAAAAGCAACCCACATTCACGACTATATCGAAAGTTTGCCTGATAAGTACGATACTCTTATTGATGATGACCAGAGCATCTTTTCAACAGGGCAGAAGCAATTGATTTCAATCGCTCGAACCCTGATGACAGATCCAGAAGTTCTCATTCTCGATGAAGCAACTTCAAACGTAGATACGGTGACAGAAAGCAAGATTCAGCATGCCATGGAGGTGGTTGTAGCAGGTAGAACTAGTTTCGTCATTGCCCACCGCTTGAAAACCATTCTCAATGCAGATCAGATTATTGTCCTTAAAGATGGAGAAGTCATTGAACGTGGTAACCACCATGAACTTTTGAAGCTAGGTGGCTTTTATTCAGAACTCTATCACAATCAATTTGTTTTCGAATAAGAAAGAAGTTGTCCTATGTGGGCAGCTTTTTCTTGTCCATAAAAAATGTTTATCACAGCCTTAAAAAAAACATATTAGACGAAAGTCATTTTGAGTGATATGATAGGACTATCGTTAGCATTCGAAAGGAGAGGCATCATGGCTAGAACGGTTGTAGGAGTTACTGCAAATCTATGTCCCGTAGACGCAGAAGGCAAAATCATTCATTCATCTGTATCTTGTAGATTCGCAGAGATCATTCGTCAAGTCGGTGGTCTCCCTTTAGTCATTCCTGTTGGTGATGAGTCAGTTGTACGTGATTATGTGGAAATGATTGACAAACTCATTTTGACAGGAGGCCAAAATGTTCATCCTCAGTTTTATGGAGAGAAAAAGACCGTCGAGAGCGATGATTACAATCTGGTCCGTGACGAATTTGAATTGGCACTCTTGAAGGAAGCGCTTCGTCAGAATAAACCAATTATGGCAATCTGTCGCGGTGTCCAACTTGTCAATGTTGCCTTTGGTGGAACCCTCAATCAAGAAATCGAAGGTCACTGGCAAGGACTACCTTTCGGGACATCTCACTCTATTGAGACAGTAGAAGGAAGCGTGGTGGCTAAGCTATTTGGGAAAGAAAGTCAGGTCAATTCAGTCCATCGTCAAAGCATTAAAGATTTGGCACCCAATTTCCGTGTAACTGCTATTGATTCAAGAGACCAAACTATTGAAGCGATTGAGTCTATCGACGAGCACCGCATTATCGGTTTACAGTGGCATCCAGAGTTTCTGGTTAATGAAGAAGATGGCAATTTAGAATTATTTGAGTATTTATTGAATGAACTGTAACGATTGGAACATCTGGTCGTTCTTTCTTTTATTTTTTCAAAATTTTTAGAATGTGGTATTTTACGCAAACGTTTGAATTCTGATAAAAATTGGAGAAATTCGACAAAAAAACTTGAAAAAAACGAAGGTAAGCGTTATGATAGAAAAGAAGAAATATTGGAGGAAGAACATGTCACATATTAAATTTGATTATTCAAAAGTTTTAGACAAATTTGTTGCACCACATGAAGTGGAATACATGCAATCACAAGTAACAGCAGCAGATGAATTGATCCGTAAAGGAACTGGTGCTGGTAGCGACTTCTTGGGATGGTTGGACCTTCCTGAAAAATACGACCGCGAAGAATTTGACCGCATCTTGAAAGCTGCTGAGCAAATCAAGTCAGACAGCGATGTTTTGGTTGTGATCGGTATTGGTGGATCTTACCTTGGTGCAAAAGCAGCAATCGACTTCTTGAATCACCATTTTGCTAACTTGCAAACAAAAGAAGAACGCAAAGCTCCACAAATCCTTTACGCAGGAAACTCAATCTCATCTACTTACCTTGCTGACTTGGTAGAGTATGTTGCAGACAAAGACTTCTCAGTAAACGTAATTTCTAAATCAGGTACAACAACTGAACCAGCGATTGCTTTCCGTGTCTTTAAAGAACTCTTGGTTAAGAAATACGGTCAAGAAGAAGCTAACAAACGTATCTATGCAACAACTGACCGCCAAAAGGGTGCTGTTAAGGTTGAAGCAGACGCTAACGGTTGGGAAACATTTGTTGTTCCAGATGATATCGGTGGACGCTTCTCAGTATTGACAGCCGTTGGTTTGCTTCCAATCGCAGCATCAGGAGCTGACATCAAAGCTCTTATGGAAGGTGCGAATGCAGCTCGCAAAGACTACACTTCAGACAAAATCTCTGAAAACGAAGCTTACCAATACGCAGCTGTTCGTAACATCCTTTATCGTAAAGGCTATGCAACTGAGATCTTGGTAAACTATGAGCCATCACTTCAATACTTCTCAGAATGGTGGAAACAATTGGCTGGTGAATCAGAAGGAAAAGACCAAAAAGGTATCTACCCAACTTCAGCCAACTTCTCAACTGACTTGCACTCACTTGGTCAATTTATCCAAGAAGGAACTCGTATCATGTTTGAAACAGTTGTCCGTGTTGACAAACCTCGTAAAAACGTGCTTATTCCTACTTTGGAAGAAGACCTTGACGGACTTGGTTACCTTCAAGGAAAAGACGTTGACTTTGTAAACAAAAAAGCAACTGACGGTGTTCTTCTTGCCCACACAGATGGTGATGTACCAAACATGTATGTGACTCTTCCAGAGCAAGACGCTTTCACTCTTGGTTACACTATCTACTTCTTCGAATTGGCAATTGCCCTTTCAGGTTACTTGAATGCTATCAACCCATTTGACCAACCAGGTGTTGAAGCTTATAAACGTAACATGTTTGCCCTTCTTGGAAAACCAGGATTTGAAGAATTGAGCAAAGAACTTAACGCACGTCTATAATAGAAGAAAAGAGTGGTTTACCCACTCTTTTTACTCTCTTTATCCATAGAAATTGGACTCAGTCAAGACTTGTGATATAATATAGAAAGCAAAAAGGCAGATGCCTAGATAATAGGAGAAACTATGTCAAAAGATATCCGCGTACGTTACGCACCAAGTCCAACAGGACTACTACACATCGGAAATGCTCGTACAGCATTGTTTAATTACTTGTATGCGCGCCATCATGGTGGAACATTTCTCATCCGTATCGAAGATACTGACCGTAAACGCCATGTCGAG encodes:
- the argS gene encoding arginine--tRNA ligase, whose product is MNTKELIASELSSIIDSLDQEAVLKLLETPKNSEMGDIAFPAFSLAKVERKAPQMIAAELAEKMNSQAFEKVVATGPYVNFFLDKSAISAQVLQAVTTEKEHYADQNIGKQENVVIDMSSPNIAKPFSIGHLRSTVIGDSLSHIFQKIGYQTVKVNHLGDWGKQFGMLIVAYKKWGDEEAVKAHPIDELLKLYVRINAEAENDPSLDEEAREWFRKLENGDEEALALWQWFRDESLVEFNRLYNELKVEFDSYNGEAFYNDKMDAVVDILSEKGLLLESEGAQVVNLEKYGIEHPALIKKSDGATLYITRDLAAALYRKNEYQFAKSIYVVGQEQSAHFKQLKAVLQEMGYDWSDDITHVPFGLVTKEGKKLSTRKGNVILLEPTVAEAVSRAKVQIEAKNPELENKDQVAHAVGVGAIKFYDLKTDRTNGYDFDLEAMVSFEGETGPYVQYAYARIQSILRKADFKPETAGNYSLNDTESWEIIKLIQDFPRIINRAADNFEPSIIAKFAISLAQSFNKYYAHTRILDESPERDSRLALSYATAVVLKEALRLLGVEAPEKM
- a CDS encoding gamma-glutamyl-gamma-aminobutyrate hydrolase family protein, whose product is MARTVVGVTANLCPVDAEGKIIHSSVSCRFAEIIRQVGGLPLVIPVGDESVVRDYVEMIDKLILTGGQNVHPQFYGEKKTVESDDYNLVRDEFELALLKEALRQNKPIMAICRGVQLVNVAFGGTLNQEIEGHWQGLPFGTSHSIETVEGSVVAKLFGKESQVNSVHRQSIKDLAPNFRVTAIDSRDQTIEAIESIDEHRIIGLQWHPEFLVNEEDGNLELFEYLLNEL
- the patA gene encoding multidrug efflux ABC transporter subunit PatA; protein product: MLIQKIKTYKWQALASLLMTGLMVASSLLQPRYLQEVLGALLTGKYEAIYSIGAWLIGVAVVGLVAGGLNVVLAAYIAQGVSSDLREDAFRKIQTFSYADIEQFNAGNLVVRMTNDINQIQNVVMMTFQILFRLPLLFIGSFILAVQTLPSLWWVIVLMVVLIFGLTAVMMGMMGPRFAKFQTLLERINAIAKENLRGVRVVKSFVQEKEQFAKFTEVSDELLGQNLYIGYAFSVVEPFMMLVGYGAVFLSIWLVAGMVQSDPSVVGSIASFVNYLSQIIFTIVMVGFLGNSVSRAMISMRRIRKILDAEPAMTFKDIPDEELVGSLSFENVTFTYPMDKEPMLKDVSFTIEPGQMVGVVGATGAGKSTLAQLIPRLFDPQEGAIKIGGKDIREVSEGTLRKTVSIVLQRAILFSGTIADNLRQGKGNATLFEMERAANIAQASEFIHRMEKTFESPVEERGTNFSGGQKQRMSIARGIVSNPRILIFDDSTSALDAKSERLVQEALNKDLKGTTTIIIAQKISSVVHADKILVLNQGRLIGQGTHADLVANNAVYREIYETQK
- the mutS gene encoding DNA mismatch repair protein MutS, with product MAIEKLSPGMQQYVDIKKQYPDAFLLFRMGDFYELFYEDAVNAAQILEISLTSRNKNADNPIPMAGVPYHSAQQYIDVLIEQGYKVAIAEQMEDPKQAVGVVKREVVQVITPGTVVDSSKPDSQNNFLVAIDREGNQFGLAYMDLVTGDFYVTGLLDFTLVCGEIRNLKAREVVLGYDLSEEEEQILSRQMNLVLSYEKESFEDLHLLDLRLATVEQTASSKLLQYVHRTQMRELNHLKPVIRYEIKDFLQMDYATKASLDLVENARSGKKQGSLFWLLDETKTAMGMRLLRSWIHRPLIDKERIVQRQEVVQVFLDHFFERSDLTDSLKGVYDIERLASRVSFGKTNPKDLLQLATTLSSVPRIRAILEGMEQPALAYLIAQLDAIPELESLISAAIAPEAPHVITDGGIIRTGFDETLDKYRCVLREGTSWIAEIEAKERENSGISTLKIDYNKKDGYYFHVTNSQLGNVPAHFFRKATLKNSERFGTEELARIEGDMLEAREKSANLEYEIFMRIREEVGKYIQRLQALAQGIATVDVLQSLAVVAETQHLIRPEFGDDSQIDIRKGRHAVVEKVMGAQTYIPNTIQMAEDTSIQLVTGPNMSGKSTYMRQLAMTAVMAQLGSYVPAESAHLPIFDAIFTRIGAADDLVSGQSTFMVEMMEANNAISHATKNSLILFDELGRGTATYDGMALAQSIIEYIHEHIGAKTLFATHYHELTSLESSLQHLVNVHVATLEQDGQVTFLHKIEPGPADKSYGIHVAKIAGLPADLLARADKILTQLENQGTESPPPMRQTSAVTEQISLFDRAEEHPILAELAKLDVYNMTPMQVMNVLVELKQKL
- the argR gene encoding arginine repressor, with translation MRKRDRHQLIKKMITEEKLSTQKEIQDRLEAHNVCVTQTTLSRDLREIGLTKVKKNDMVYYVLVNETEKIDLVEFLSHHLEGVARAEFTLVLHTKLGEASVLANIVDVNKDEWILGTVAGANTLLVICRDQHVAKLMEDRLLDLMKDK
- the patB gene encoding multidrug efflux ABC transporter subunit PatB produces the protein MKTVQFFWHYFKVYKFSFVVVILMIVLATFAQALFPVFSGQAVTQLANLVQAYQNGNPELVWQSLSGIMVNLGLLVLVLFISSVIYMCLMTRVIAESTNEMRKGLFGKLAQLTVSFFDRRQDGDILSHFTSDLDNILQAFNESLIQVMSNIVLYIGLILVMFSRNVTLALITIASTPLAFLMLIFIVKMARKYTNLQQKEVGKLNAYMDESISGQKAVIVQGIQEDMMAGFLEQNERVRKATFKGRMFSGILFPVMNGMSLINTAIVIFAGSAVLLNDKSIETSTALGLIVMFAQFSQQYYQPIIQVAASWGSLQLAFTGAERIQEMFDAEEEIRPEKAPTFTKLQESVEISHIDFSYLPDKPILKDVSISAPKGQMTAVVGPTGSGKTTIMNLINRFYDVDAGGIYFDGKDIRGYDLDSLRSKVGIVLQDSVLFSGTIRDNIRFGVPDASQEMVEVAAKATHIHDYIESLPDKYDTLIDDDQSIFSTGQKQLISIARTLMTDPEVLILDEATSNVDTVTESKIQHAMEVVVAGRTSFVIAHRLKTILNADQIIVLKDGEVIERGNHHELLKLGGFYSELYHNQFVFE